A window of Glycine soja cultivar W05 chromosome 13, ASM419377v2, whole genome shotgun sequence genomic DNA:
TTACTTTCTCCACaaaataaagttatattttaCCAAATAAAAATACGAATAAAATCATACTATAAACTAGGAGTATTTAATAAATGACTTTGTAAAAAGCTTGTTAATAGAATGAAATATTTATGTGCCccaaaaaactaaaacagtgtgttttttatttaatataatgtaATTTGTTTCCTTTCACACGGGCAAAAAGATCTTCAAACTTATTCCCCAAAGCTCCAAGAGTAgagcaaaataacaaaaatgacCATGGGTTTCATAGAAACACGTAACAAAACCACATTCTTCTCCCAAaggtacaattaaaatatttcaacaTTTTTATAAGCAGAATGAGCGACATATTCTTGGTCGAAGAAGATATACATAGTACCCAGTAGACTTGCAATTTACATTCACGTTCTGTTTGTTGACAGAGAAAATAGCATTATGCATGcatagaaaaagaagaagaaaaatctcaaaatgtGCATAACGAAGTTTCAATACTTCTATTGTCACGAAAACAAAACCGAGCCATAACTATCTATATAGCCATGCCATACATAGTTATGAACAAATTGTAACTAGCTAGGAAGTTCGTAGGAATCTTTATTTAAAACCTAACTTGACATTTCTGGTGAAAGAGCTAATTGTATCTTTGATATTTCTGTGAGAATGCACATTAGGTAATAATGTTAATCTAAttatacaaaacaaacagaAGCACATGATCAACTTTAGGTCCACAATCTTATCATGAACTGATTAATTGCTTCTTTTTGTTACTACTACCCACCCATACAGCTCAGAAAAGCCAGCTTTTATTCTCCCTACCAACCCTAACCTTTGATACATATAAAGATTACCAGCATAACACAGCAAGAGGATGAAATTCTTGttataaattcatatatttatgAGTAAATCTCGCAGAATCGCTGGAATATATATAGCTTGGATCAAATGCAATTTTTGGGGACCACATCATGGATAAGTTTCCCAAATCCCAGTAATTTAATTGTATATTTGAGATTCTCTTGAACTATGTATGTGTATTAGAATCTCAGTTGGCAAATAAAGAAATGGAACATTATTTAAAGCTTGAGGAATATACATATCGAGTGCTAATATGTGGTTGTTCAGAACAAACTATATAGTAGTTTCTACTACATTAATTACTCAGACATTGatttacattattatatatCCATGACGTTCTTTACAAGAACTGTTACTACTCATTCTTCCTCTTTCCACATCTTATGACTAATACAACAGATATGCATAATTAACCAGATCGGAAGTTAAATCCTTGTGATCACTACAGACTGTAACCCAGTTCATAATCTTGGAACATCCCTTGTGGTAGAAGAGCTGGAGTAGCAGATGAATCCCAGGAATTTGAGGATACTGATTTGGTATCAGAATCATTGGACCACCAAATCAAGCTGTCCTTTGAGCTATTCATCTCTCTGAAACAATCAAATCCAGCCATATCATGATCTTCGTGTGGCACATAGCCCATTATTCTGTTGTTGAGAATGTCATCTAGTTCAGTCTGCAGTGCACCAAGTTGCTGAAATCCCACACTATTAGTCTGCTCATGAATAGCCTCAGATCTTGGTGCAAGGCTTGAGTGCATTGGATTCTTACTACTCCCAGAAGCAACAAAGGGAACTCCACCGTTACTCAAAGGGATATTCTCCAAAAGATGAACCTGAGGGTTATTGATCTTTGCACCATCATGTTGAGGCTTGCAGAACTCATCTTTTTGTCCTTGTTCGACATGTGGGGAATTAGGCAAAGCATTTTGCATCACAGGGCTAGAGCCATCATTCAAAGACTGCAGGCTCTGGATCATCTTTTCTTGGAAAGGATGCAACTTGGGCCACAGCGCAGGGTTGTTGTAGAAAGAGAAAGGGTTTTGAAGGCTTTGAAGTTGCATGTGCAGTTGGAGTCTTTCAAGAGCTGAAGAGCTTAGGGCATTTGAATAAGAATTCTCCTCTATTCCATTGTTTGTGTCTTTTGCGCTTAAGTTAGATTGTTTGCGCCTCCCGAGCAGTTTCTTCTTCAATCTAGTGTTCCAATAGTTCTTGATGTCGTTATCTGTCCTTCCAGGTAACTGAGCAGCAATTATGGACCACCTATACACATAGATTATATATGTTGGAACAtgtttagttaatttctaagaatattaattaaccaatgaagaagaagaaaacatgtGGAGCTAGCTAGAGAGATTCTAGTGACAAAACAAAAAGGACAAACAATTATGTTCAAAAACTACAGCACAGGCTCGTAGATAGAGATGGGGGGTTTTGAGAGAGAAGGACCTGCTTCCAATGCTAATGTACAGGCTGCAGATGATGTTGTCTTCTTCTTCAGTAAATCCACCATGTTTGATATTAGGCCTCAAGTAATTTAACCACCTAAGTCTGCAACTCTTTCCACATCTCTTGAGCCCTGCGAATTATTTGTATCCATCAATAAGGTTTGAATTAATCGATGATTATTATACTAACCAAAGTTCACCTTTCCAAAGCCAAACTAAATAGTATTACTCTTGGACTCAATAAATATATGCTCTTTAAgaggaatattaaaaaaatatataagagagATGAGTTTACCAATTTTCTGAGGAAGAGCAATCCAATTGCCACCAGTTCCATTCTTTTCAATGTAGGCTTTGAGTGCAGCATCCTCTTCAGGAGACCATGGTCCTTTCTTCACGTTGGCCTTGTCACAGCATGGAGCTCTACCCATGTTCTTGTGTTGTTGTCTCTCTCTGATTAGATTtctctttctgttttttttgttgaagcAAATACCAACTTTGCTAGCTAGGATTGTTGGGAAACTACGGCGAAGGAAGGGTATGATTTATAGGTAGGGAAGTATGGCTGATGTGATTCTTAAAAGGACAAAAAGTCTTACACACCTCACCCCCTCCATTCCCTCACTAGCTATTTTcaactccattttttttcttctagggtttactcatctctttctctgtcTTCCTTTTTGGATTAGTTCGGTCACCCGCGTTTAATTATGCATGCAACAGGACAAACGTAACATaaaatttctcttcttttacataaaaaaattgcacTGCTTTTTCATAGGTCCATTAGTTTAATACTTGAATCCAATGCTACATGTATTTGATCAATAGAAGGCTCCATCTTCTTAGTTTGTCGGCATTATCCTTGAAAATGTTCCATTGTCAAGCCATCCCAACATATGTTATTATATTGATGGGAAATGTACTGCTAGCTTCCATAGgtaattaatattcttaaaataaaattaccctTTTGTGTAATTAATTAACTGAGGAATTCTCGTGGAAGATGTGCGAAGGACATCACACAAATTGCTTTGATTCAGTCAATAACGTGATCAtataataaaaaggaaatacatttccgaagaaaaaaaatgagtcttctgatttataattttagtagcTAGCAAGTATGGAAATTAAGAATATGAAAATGTTGCACTATATggtatcaaaattcaaaagggcaaaaaaataaaacggAAACTAAAGTTGCAACgttcttatttttcattttgggcGAACAATGACGTCGCAGTTGCATTTAGTCAAAAACAAAATGTTGCATTGCTCATGTGACCAGCTGAGGACGTATACTTCGGACTTTTTACCCTTTCCCTTTCTTCTCATCAGTGTTGGAATATTTTCCTTTGTAAGTCAGCCGTGAATTTCAGATATCCCATGTGATGGTTGccttaaaattgaaattgaaatactaTTGCGACAAATTTAGTGATACCGAGGGAAAGGTTCTCTGAATATTTAAGCCCTACATAAATAGTTAGTGATATATTTATTTCTCAAGGTTTCAATATTATAAGCATTATAAAATGTTAaagaattgaaattttagaGACCAATATATTCATGTTGACGAGCTGATGATGAAAGTTAGAAAAACTATAGTCAATGCCTTGACAATGTAACCATCGTTTGCTTTCACCACAAAATCATAACCAACTGATTCTTATTTGAAACCTTGCACCAATAAAAACTGCCATCTTTTCCATCACGACAAGATATTTCTAATACGAAAGGTCATGTCATGTTATTATTTGGCTCTCAAGTGTTAGCTTGAATTCTTGACATGATATATCAATTAGATGTTGGGGAAATTCGAGAGGTACACCTGTGGATCAGGAACCACTGCATAAGGAGACCTGACATCACATCCTAATCCCAAAATCTTAAGGCTCACGTTTATGAgacttctcctcacttatatggtacTCAATCTTTTCACTTCTATCCGATGTGAgatttcacctcacacttgtgaCTTGCTTGCGATACTTGTATACTCGTCTGAGCCGGAACCTTGTCGAACCATCAGCTCTGATACTAATTGTTGGGGAGCTTCGAGGGGTACACCCGTTAACCACGAGCCATCACATAAGGAGACCTGACACCACACCCTAACCCAAAATCTCggctcaggtttatgggtcttttCTTCACTTAGCTCAACCTTTTCACTTCtatgtgggacttcacctcacacttgtaacccaacaTTAGagacctaaaattattctttaacaTTAATTTACAAAGTAAGaagaatatttataaattatcaagtGGTTTAGAGAGTTCGAATGTTGCTTTATTTAGGTATATATAAAAGACAAGATCAACTGACATTAAGTTTCAAATCATTATTATATCTACAAAtttaatcaactttttttttgcaaattacAAACTTAATCAATTCAACTATTCATATTATCTTTTAACCCACTAGTGATTGGCTTAGTAATGAAGTTGGAGTAgatgcatataaaaaaattgatcttatcttttttattttatatatatatatatatatatatatatatatatatatatatatatatcaaacttTATATAATTTGGACATCCTTGATAGAGATttggttaattatattttaaaataatatattaattgttaaaataaagcaAAGTACTAGTTAGTACACATATATATGAGGAGCCTTAGTAATATATTAGCTAATATACTTTTTATaatatcttttataaataattaaaatttatttaaaattataaaatcaagagtggggttcattaaataaaaaagtaaaaactaatttttataatttttgttaaattttttgtcAATATGTTGCTCATattctatttcttttaaaagtataaattctTATTGATATATCCAAGTTACAGAAGATCAAGATACATCATAGCTCTCCAAAGAAAGGCTCTCCTTTACCAGCCTTGGAGCTCGGGATTGATTGTGCAATAATGTAGCTATGAGATTATAaaagtagaaaatgaaaaagtcaaacatttgttaaattaattgatatcttatttttagtccttttttatttttggttcggAATTAGTTGGGTTATCATCAACAAACAAAATCCCATTTCAATTTATTTggtatattattttacatttcttCTTTGTTCCTGTTTGACAAGTTGGGTAGGACGTTAAAGACAAAAGGAAACTgtatcaaaataagaaaagaagtaaaaccaaACAGAAAGGTCTTTGCAATTCAATATTTTTCAGAAGAAGCACCACTCATTGACCTTGGTTTCCTAATTTAATACTTCATCTAgtggttttttttaatcaataagcAGGAAAATAAAGGTCTGGAACCGCACTCACTTAGAAATATAACAAGGAGAAACCATCAAATTCAAAAAAGCACTTAGCTCCTAaatttataaacattaataTCTTTATCATCGAATAGTCTCGGATCTTTGGGACGAAGAAAACATGCTTCTGCTTGTCTTGCTCCTTAACTAAGAATCTTTAAATTGACgctgtatttcttttttttttctgttcttcaagaaaaaaaaaaggagaagcgAAATGGGGGGAAAAGAACAGTGCATTTCATCATCGAGAAGACCAATCTAGCGTTGTTAATTAATACAGTTCTGATCAGAGGATAAACATGGAAGACGAACCGAAAAATATCTTGGTAATTATTGGTTCTGCCTTAATTTATTAATACACACGTTAAGGATCAATTCTTGAATTATACAGTACTAGTGTACTACATTATTTatgtaagctttttttttttgcattcctGAAAGGTActccttaaattttattttatttttttactgaaaaatggatccttaaattttattattctttggttaaattgaatttataaacaaattatgaaaattttcaatctctttgatgatattttCACAATTAAACCTGATCTactctgaattttattttgtatgtaataaatattggatatatatatatatatatatatatatatatatatatatagatagatagatagatagatagatagatgcaAGTCGATCGTTTCATACTCTTTAAAGTTTATACTAGTTTCTAGCCAGTGTAAAAACAATCTGGTTTCACAATTTAATTAGTTTGATTTGCAACTCAACAACATATATATGTTAGATTACATTTTCAAGCTAAAAGTTAGCATTTCAGGAAAAACAATGGGTATACAGAAAATCATGGTTAAAAAAGGCCAATGTTAAGGGTcatagttaaataatttaaagtgaaaaaattattaaaaaaaaatatatatcaacgAGCTCATAGTTCATACGGTCCAAAGTATCTTTACTGTGGTGTCCTTAATGCTAGAGTTTCTATCTTTTTTACCCAGTTCGATTTGTTCCTTAAATTCAcaacatctctctctctctctcgctcaCGTTAGGAATGTTCTCTTGAGAAGAAACGAGGTAAGGTAATGTAGGGAATTGGGGATTGAAAACTCACAACACAACCTTAATTTTTTGTGATCAGAAGAAATACCAGCTAAGCTATATTTCTCAACACGTTTTAAGAGCACTTTTATTCCAAATTAATTACCTGGTTTTGCTTTTGGTACATGATTAGCTTTTATATATGCTGATCCAGGGAAATATAACTTTGCTATCATGACACCTGTGATTcactttgtttaatttattctctTAATTAGTAGAGTTAAGATAAGCATCAGAACGAAAAAAGTCATTctaattgtataaaaataactAGGGATTCGCAGAAAGATCACACTTTGTATATGTCGTCACTAGGGTTGACAAAGATGCTAGTAGACTTGGACGCCAAATATTTGTTTATGCCAACAGAGTTCAGTATCAATTCTTCTTTAAAATGACACTAATCACTAATTGCAGGAGTCTACGTATACGTGTGATCgtactaataaataattaaataataatcaaaCTGTGATTATCCATGCTTCATGcactttttgtaaaatatttactaacacGCATTATAAACAGACCTGGTTACGTTACTTAGTTCAAATTGATCTCTAATCGATCCCTTTAATTTCTCCAGTCACacccaaaaaatttcaaattgtttCAACAATACTGGCATATATAACAAACCCATATATATTTGATACCTGGATCACATAATCTAAACTTTTCAGTGATATGGACTCTtaaaagtaaaagccttaattACTAAATGCAGAATATTACAACTTCaaagttttttagtttttcttttttttgaaaggattcAAAGTTTTAGAGTTAAATCTCATTATAATCGAAGTGgagtttatattatattaaaagaagGAGATAAGCTACTCCCCTTTAGAAACCAAgtcttaaattttgtattaattaaaaatgaaaataattgcaTCACTGTATGCAATCGAGTAAtgctacacaaaacaaaaattaatttactaaaattTACTGAGTAGGTAATATTCGACAAGTTAAAGTGGTCAAAACTACTTCAGATCTACGAGTCAACAGCAATCTCAATTATTCACTATGACAAAGATTTTAAATGGGGAACGGGGCTTGTTATATGATATTGTCTTATCCGTTTCATATTCATATATTAAATTGTTGTAACTAACTAAAATGATAGGCATTTTTTGATGCTTAAAATGATAGCCATTTAACTAAATTTCTTTCATTGTAAAATGTAAATTGTTACGTGAATGCTTTTGGTGGTGATTCATCGTGTAGAATATAGACAAGTGTAAGAAGTCAGCCTACTTTGACTTTTATACAGAAGTCTACTCCGCGTGTTAGGTACTTAATAGCAGTACGTACTAATAAAGGGCCCAATGGAGTAGATGTTGATTGTGTCACGGAATTTGACCTtgtggattttcttcacattgAGAGTTGGTGATGCTACAGCATCTTACTTAAAACTTGATTATATATAATCATGGGCAAAGTCATTATAATCCTCTAATCGAAAACCAATGCAACGATATTTACTTTAGATATATGTTGTATAGGCACAGAAAATTAATGGAGTCAACGATGTTCAATTTGTGATTTTGTCATTTAACGTGAAGCTTTGTTAAGTGATTCATTTGTCTtgccaaaaaaaatatctaaacaaCGTTTTTTCATGTTGTTCGTCACTGAGGAGTTATGAACATGCCCACGAGTTCTAACTAAGTAACTATCTTATTCTTGAATAAGAAATGTTTGTCCATTGCCTTGATGAAgcatagaggaagaaaaaaaaatctaaatactGTTTTAAGCGATGAAACAacaccaaaagaagaaaaaaaagacatggaaattgagatgaaaaaataatttagaaaactaaattaaacgaaaaaaaaggcattgataaaaaaattaagaattaaattaaataaaaaaaaattaaaattccaaaaatcttgattaaatttaaagaataaaaattataaatatttttattttaaaaaaatatcaaatttattttactgtTATTTACTCACTattttatataatgaaaatttaaaaaatagataatatctttaatattctataaatatttacaaaaatctcacaataaataaacataatttaaaataaacttgaATTTGATGGTACATACGTTACCATTGTAAGTAGTAATGTTCTTGTATTTCTCCTTTCAaacatttgtctttttttagtatttattttattgtcttGCTAAAATATGTGTCTTTAAAATTATCAAGTACTCGATTATTTTGTTGACCGGTGGTACAAGGACATTAGGTCCTTCCACCTTCTAATAAGGAAGATGACCATCATTCATTGTAGATTATGAGTCATCTCTCATACATCTATCTACAGTTGGGAGGCCCTGTTTCTACCTTGTGTTGAGTGATAATGTTGCACCTGACTAAATGATGGCCATGCTCGGGTTTAGCTTCAACCAAGCACATTTTGAGATTAAACAAGGGTATGTTTGTCCTACACGTATATGTATCTCTCTTATGAATTGAATGACAAACAAACTTTCATAGTACTTATTTATATTCGTTTTTTGTAGGCtatatatttaagaattttgTGAAGAACTTGAGGTGATGCTT
This region includes:
- the LOC114381460 gene encoding transcription factor MYB36-like yields the protein MGRAPCCDKANVKKGPWSPEEDAALKAYIEKNGTGGNWIALPQKIGLKRCGKSCRLRWLNYLRPNIKHGGFTEEEDNIICSLYISIGSRWSIIAAQLPGRTDNDIKNYWNTRLKKKLLGRRKQSNLSAKDTNNGIEENSYSNALSSSALERLQLHMQLQSLQNPFSFYNNPALWPKLHPFQEKMIQSLQSLNDGSSPVMQNALPNSPHVEQGQKDEFCKPQHDGAKINNPQVHLLENIPLSNGGVPFVASGSSKNPMHSSLAPRSEAIHEQTNSVGFQQLGALQTELDDILNNRIMGYVPHEDHDMAGFDCFREMNSSKDSLIWWSNDSDTKSVSSNSWDSSATPALLPQGMFQDYELGYSL